The following proteins come from a genomic window of Coffea arabica cultivar ET-39 chromosome 11c, Coffea Arabica ET-39 HiFi, whole genome shotgun sequence:
- the LOC113716388 gene encoding uncharacterized protein — protein MATLAPGILLKLLNGMNSGVKPTNEHRSSLLQVTDIVPADLDEKNLWPKHGFFIKVSDSSHSIYVSLPFDQDDLVLSNKMQLGQFIYVDKLEPGSPVPIVKGAKLVPGRHPLVGTPEPLMGLREKGEKIEQKINPKLSAPRRGSWGTGPNGTDAAASSPLVLKPVPLDFDQCTPVKDKPNSVKSGGNFPMSPVIRGRAKDGTANSAVRSSVGGALLSKMMDSKGETPSLVRKSCFTPSMLKFPRSKSVCDREQRIPKSPFNSAEKKSSTPPPNLRNARQAAFPHVGGDAQKISVPAQSQSHDSSSNSTSLPMNLPGKLSMLGKEATQQREAAQKIALQALRDASATENLVRYLKMFSNLNKSARPDAPSRCFDQFLEFHNQIAQAIAEMVSIQAASEVAQAPTVESKENGENCSEEKTPILHEIMHNNVDQSRNSESTASKRRAALYKSIAVFPERSDQKSILGKHLRSSILSQKVSLERKCSSENDENRKPVAAAASGSSSLSNTIKLGRQIETEAGNWFMDFLEKALEKGLKKSKAEKEMDASKVPQSLILKVINWVEVEQSDPSKRPVHPRAAHIARKLRIKMKNP, from the exons atGGCTACATTAGCCCCAGGAATTTTGTTGAAGCTACTAAATGGGATGAATTCAGGGGTCAAGCCCACGAATGAGCATAGGAGTTCACTTTTGCAGGTTACTGATATCGTCCCTGCAGATCTTGATGAGAAGAATCTTTGGCCCAAGCACGGGTTTTTCATCAAGGTTTCAGATTCTTCACATTCGATTTATGTTAGTCTACCTTTTGATCAAGATGACCTTGTTCTGAGTAACAAGATGCAGCTGGGGCAGTTTATCTATGTCGATAAATTGGAGCCTGGATCACCTGTTCCCATTGTCAAAGGTGCGAAATTAGTGCCCGGAAGACATCCATTAGTTGGCACTCCTGAACCTTTAATGGGGTTAAGAGAGAAGGGAGAGAAAATTGAGCAGAAAATCAATCCTAAATTGTCTGCTCCAAGAAGAGGGTCTTGGGGTACAGGGCCAAATGGGACAGATGCAGCTGCTTCTTCACCCCTGGTTTTAAAGCCAGTGCCTTTGGATTTCGATCAATGTACACCAGTGAAAGACAAGCCCAATTCTGTTAAATCTGGGGGCAATTTTCCAATGTCCCCGGTAATTCGAGGCAGAGCGAAGGATGGAACTGCCAATTCAGCCGTTAGATCATCTGTTGGTGGTGCCCTGTTGTCCAAAATGATGGATTCAAAAGGAGAAACCCCTTCGTTGGTTCGAAAAAGCTGTTTTACCCCTTCAATGCTAAAATTTCCCAGGAGCAAAAGCGTCTGCGATAGAGAACAGAGGATACCAAAAAGTCCCTTCAACTCAGCT GAAAAGAAAAGTTCAACTCCGCCCCCAAATTTAAGGAATGCAAGACAAGCAGCTTTTCCCCATGTTGGTGGAGATGCACAGAAAATTTCTGTACCGGCACAATCACAGTCTCATGATTCATCCTCCAATAGTACCAGTCTTCCCATGAATTTGCCCGGAAAGCTTAGCATGCTCGGGAAG GAAGCTACGCAACAAAGGGAGGCGGCCCAGAAGATAGCACTTCAAGCACTAAGAGATGCTTCAGCCACTGAAAATCTCGTTCGATATCTGAA GATGTTTTCAAACTTGAACAAATCTGCTAGGCCAGATGCTCCATCACGCTGTTTTGATCAGTTTCTCGAGTTTCATAACCAGATTGCTCAAGCAATAGCAGAAATGGTGTCTATTCAAGCAGCGAGTGAAGTTGCTCAAGCGCCAACCGtagaatcaaaagaaaatggtgaaaattGTTCTGAAGAAAAGACCCCaattttgcatgaaataatGCACAACAATGTAGACCAATCCCGGAACTCAGAGTCAACTGCCTCTAAAAGAAGAGCTGCACTTTACAAATCAATTGCTGTCTTTCCAGAAAGAAGTGATCAGAAATCAATTCTTGGGAAGCATTTGAGATCATCAATTCTCAGCCAGAAAGTGTCTTTGGAGAGAAAATGTTCGTCAGAGAATGATGAAAACAGGAAACCTGTTGCTGCTGCAGCTTCTGGCAGCAGCAGCCTATCCAATACAATCAAATTGGGAAGGCAGATAGAGACAGAAGCAGGAAACTGGTTTATGGATTTTCTAGAGAAAGCTTTGGAAAAAGGCCTGAAGAAATCAAAAGCAGAAAAGGAAATGGACGCTTCCAAAGTTCCCCAGTCACTTATATTAAAAGTTATCAACTGGGTAGAGGTGGAGCAGAGTGACCCTAGCAAGCGGCCGGTGCATCCCAGAGCAGCTCACATAGCTAGGAAGTTGAGGATCAAGATGAAGAACCCTTGA
- the LOC113717155 gene encoding uncharacterized protein isoform X4, with translation MELSGSVWMRRVGMLSARRSLLHLAATQFHSSFTNFLASPPLSFPFLTKFLGPSSRCISFSTHSSAATLPSTLHQDDLFTSPVGDDEKKAESPKKGSKVILKGLTYPEVEKWVQSHGYRPGQALMLWKRLYGNNVWASCYEELEGLNKDFKKMLGEHADFKPLSLKDIHTASDGTRKILFALEDGLIIETVVIPCERGRTTVCVSSQVGCAMNCQFCYTGRMGLQRNLSTAEIVEQAVLARRLLSSEVGSITNVVFMGMGEPLHNFENVLKASEIMVDEQGLHFSPRKVTVSTSGLVPQLKRFLRESNCALAVSLNATTDEVRNWIMPINRKYKLGLLLETLREELCARQNYKVLFEYVMLAGVNDSCWNFHFSSPFHTIGIFS, from the exons ATGGAGCTGAGCGGCAGTGTGTGGATGCGGCGAGTTGGGATGTTATCTGCCCGCCGTTCTTTGCTTCATTTGGCTGCCACTCAGTTTCACTCTTCCTTCACCAATTTCCTTGCAAGCCCACCTCTATCCTTCCCctttcttacaaaatttttaGGTCCATCTTCACGCTGTATATCTTTCTCAACTCACTCCTCTGCCGCCACTTTACCCTCTACCCTTCACCAAGATGACCTTTTTACTTCTCCCG TAGGGGACGATGAGAAGAAAGCTGAAAGTCCCAAGAAGGGATCAAAGGTGATATTGAAGGGATTGACGTATCCTGAAGTTGAA AAATGGGTTCAATCACATGGATATAGGCCAGGTCAGGCTTTGATGCTATGGAAGCGCCTATATGGAAATAATGTCTGGGCAAGCTGTTACGAGGAACTAGaag GTTTGAACAAGGACTTTAAGAAAATGTTAGGTGAACATGCTGATTTTAAGCCGCTGTCTCTAAAAGATATCCATACTGCATCTGATGGCACTAGGAAG ATCTTATTCGCGTTGGAAGATGGGTTGATTATAGAAACTGTTGTAATACCTTGTGAAAGGGGTAGGACCACTGTCTGTGTTTCTAGTCAAGTGGGATGTGCAATGAATTGCCAGTTCTGCTACACGGGCAG GATGGGTTTGCAGAGAAATTTATCTACAGCTGAGATTGTGGAGCAGGCTGTTTTGGCTCGCCGCTTGCTGTCAAGTGAAGTAGGCTCAATAACCAATGTGGTTTTTATG GGGATGGGAGAACCACTTCACAACTTTGAAAATGTCTTAAAGGCCTCAGAAATAATGGTAGACGAGCAAGGACTTCATTTCAGTCCTCGCAAGGTTACAGTTTCAACCAGCGGGCTTGTTCCCCAGCTAAAGCGGTTCCTTCGTGAATCAAATTGTGCATTAGCAGTTAGCCTGAATGCTACAACTGATGAG GTCAGAAATTGGATCATGCCAATCAATCGCAAATATAAGTTGGGATTGCTTCTTGAAACCCTTCGAGAAGAGCTTTGCGCTAGGCAGAACTATAAAGTATTATTCGAATATGTAATGCTTGCAGGAGTGAACGACAG CTGCTGGAATTTTCATT
- the LOC113715581 gene encoding transcription factor bHLH167-like, translating into MQAGNLKPRIPRGVTERHRRQQMKNLYSKLASLLLPPASEVNLPLPALLDYSLTHVKNLKERIQELEAKKEKFKGQIGSSTADFVLQAVKIIEKGPILEVNLETGLHKRFILPEVISILEAGGAQVLSASYATLTDRVLYTISSEASSPRIGIETSRLHERLKALAGTGCFFCSL; encoded by the exons ATGCAGGCAGGCAATTTGAAGCCAAGAATTCCTCGGGGGGTAACAGAGAGACATCGAAGACAGCAAATGAAGAATTTGTACTCAAAACTTGCTTCCCTTCTCCTTCCTCCAGCCTCCGAG GTGAATTTACCATTACCTGCTTTATTGGACTATTCACTCACTCACGTGAAGAACCTTAAAGAAAGGATCCAAGAGCTCGAAGCAAAGAAGGAGAAGTTCAAAGGTCAGATTGGTAGTTCAACAGCAGATTTTGTGCTGCAAGCAGTGAAAATAATTGAAAAGGGTCCAATTCTAGAGGTGAATTTAGAAACCGGCCTGCACAAGCGCTTCATACTGCCTGAAGTCATCAGCATCCTCGAAGCAGGAGGTGCTCAAGTACTAAGTGCCAGCTATGCAACGTTGACCGACAGGgtcttatataccatttcttcTGAG GCATCCTCTCCGAGAATTGGAATAGAGACTTCAAGACTGCATGAGAGGTTGAAAGCACTGGCTGGTACAGGATGTTTCTTCTGCAGCCTTTGA
- the LOC113715800 gene encoding transcription factor bHLH168-like, producing MQAPVTSNPNKKKKRHCTVKGLKMQPEGVSCKIGRRVKEKLRRLHFKNLYSRLASLLPPLASQEKLTLPALVEQSFVYLKDLKKRIDELNAKKEELKEDLVLPAIEMSEKGPILEVNLVTSLKKGFTLHEVISILEEEGAQVLSANYSTSKNRIFYTISSQAYSSRIGIETSRVYQRLKTLSAAGFAPPALGGTLCPLQFEG from the exons ATGCAGGCCCCAGTCACAAGTAAcccaaacaagaaaaagaaaaggcactGCACTGTCAAAGGACTAAAGATGCAGCCTGAAGGTGTCTCATGCAAAATCGGTCGGAGAGTGAAGGAGAAGCTTCGAAGGCTGCACTTCAAGAATCTCTACTCGCGACTTGCTTCTCTCCTCCCACCTCTTGCCTCCCAG GAGAAATTGACTTTACCTGCTCTAGTGGAGCAATCTTTTGTTTATCTGAAAGATCTTAAGAAAAGGATAGATGAGCTGAACGCAAAAAAGGAAGAGCTGAAAGAAGATTTGGTGCTACCAGCCATTGAGATGAGTGAAAAGGGTCCAATTCTTGAAGTGAATTTGGTTACCAGCTTGAAGAAGGGCTTCACGTTGCATGAAGTCATCAGCATTCTTGAGGAAGAAGGTGCTCAAGTACTGAGCGCAAACTATTCAACTTCGAAAAACAGGATCTTCTATACAATTTCTTCCCAG GCATACTCTTCAAGAATCGGTATAGAGACTTCAAGAGTGTACCAGAGGTTGAAGACACTATCAGCTGCAGGATTTGCTCCTCCAGCCCTAGGGGGAACTCTGTGTCCACTGCAATTTGAAGGATGA